A genomic stretch from Thermostichus vulcanus str. 'Rupite' includes:
- a CDS encoding YegS/Rv2252/BmrU family lipid kinase: MKPELLLWAAETHQTALVDWLQQQRGLLARFRLVAAGSLGAHLERAGLRGQWLASAAELGQQMGKADSQLVILLPGSEMEPQQLREWVARCETAQVPLALNLATAQMVLRAWAGQRLGYLIFNPISGQGDETQQLALIRQRLGVGMHLHVLITQPDRGAKSLAEEALAAQPDLVIASGGDGTVSAVAGVLLGSGIPLGVIPRGTANAFAAALGIPDDLERACDLILAGSTRVVDAARCDGEPMILLAGIGFEAETIERASRELKTRFGPLAYLVAGLQQLGEQQPFQVTMQVDGAESEPLQATALTIANAAPATSVLAQGRGQVNPRDGKLDVTLVRSQSDPSPKKLSQGLAQRVQAAGDLVHLLGASLARQVPQLEGILTLKASRIRVEATPPQKVVIDGEVVGTTPVQIEVIPAGLTVIAPPVQRPNSAEKIAIFWVKRISPSLTLLTATVGLGGILGSAFALWGLSWALEGLQSPGQNLDEWVLQGLHQASPWLDPLARLGWGLGHPLTLVALLLLGTGWLWRQQHRRQAGGLVLAGLGAGILAGILKPTFSRERPDLWDPILSETGYSFPSGQVIGATVIYGLLGYFSAKYWPEHRLSIRWGVLGILLFIGLSRAYLGLNWPSDLLAGYSLGSLWLITCITMWRIQDLRQSAKAGED, translated from the coding sequence ATGAAACCCGAACTTTTGCTGTGGGCAGCCGAAACCCACCAGACGGCCTTGGTAGATTGGCTCCAGCAGCAGCGGGGGCTCTTGGCTCGCTTTCGGTTGGTGGCAGCCGGATCCCTGGGTGCCCATTTGGAGAGAGCAGGCTTGCGGGGACAGTGGCTCGCTTCTGCGGCGGAACTGGGCCAACAAATGGGCAAAGCGGATTCCCAGTTGGTGATCCTATTGCCGGGATCCGAGATGGAACCTCAGCAGTTGCGGGAATGGGTGGCGCGGTGTGAGACGGCTCAGGTGCCTTTGGCCCTGAACTTGGCAACAGCGCAGATGGTGCTGCGGGCTTGGGCAGGGCAGCGGTTGGGTTACTTGATCTTCAACCCAATTTCCGGGCAGGGGGATGAGACGCAACAGTTGGCCTTGATCCGACAGCGGTTAGGGGTGGGGATGCACCTGCATGTGCTGATCACTCAGCCGGATCGGGGGGCAAAGAGTCTGGCAGAAGAGGCTTTGGCGGCCCAGCCGGATCTGGTCATTGCCTCTGGAGGGGATGGCACCGTTTCCGCAGTGGCGGGCGTGTTGTTGGGTTCCGGTATTCCGTTGGGGGTGATTCCACGGGGAACGGCCAATGCTTTTGCCGCAGCGCTGGGGATCCCGGATGATTTGGAACGGGCCTGCGATCTGATCTTGGCCGGATCGACACGGGTGGTGGATGCTGCTCGCTGTGATGGGGAACCCATGATCCTGCTGGCGGGGATTGGGTTTGAAGCAGAAACCATAGAACGGGCCAGCCGCGAACTGAAAACCCGTTTTGGCCCTTTGGCTTACCTGGTGGCAGGGTTGCAGCAGCTAGGGGAGCAACAACCATTTCAGGTGACGATGCAGGTGGATGGCGCTGAATCGGAACCTCTACAGGCAACCGCCCTCACCATTGCCAATGCTGCCCCGGCCACTTCTGTATTGGCGCAAGGACGGGGACAGGTCAACCCGAGGGATGGCAAGCTGGATGTGACCTTGGTGCGCTCTCAAAGTGACCCCTCCCCCAAGAAGCTTTCCCAAGGATTGGCGCAACGGGTGCAAGCTGCCGGAGACCTGGTGCATTTGTTGGGGGCTTCTTTGGCTAGGCAGGTGCCCCAGTTGGAGGGGATCCTCACCCTCAAGGCCTCCCGCATTCGGGTAGAAGCCACACCGCCCCAAAAAGTCGTCATCGATGGGGAAGTGGTGGGCACAACCCCTGTCCAGATCGAGGTAATTCCAGCTGGGCTGACGGTGATTGCACCCCCGGTGCAACGGCCCAACTCCGCCGAAAAAATCGCCATCTTTTGGGTGAAGCGCATCTCCCCGAGCTTGACTCTGTTGACGGCAACCGTTGGCTTGGGCGGGATCCTCGGTTCCGCCTTTGCCCTTTGGGGATTAAGTTGGGCTTTAGAAGGATTGCAATCCCCCGGTCAAAACCTTGATGAGTGGGTGTTGCAAGGGCTGCATCAAGCTAGCCCGTGGCTGGATCCCCTGGCGAGGTTAGGGTGGGGGCTAGGGCATCCACTCACTTTGGTTGCCCTGTTGCTTCTAGGAACAGGTTGGCTTTGGCGACAGCAACACAGGCGTCAGGCTGGGGGGCTGGTTCTGGCTGGTTTGGGGGCCGGGATCCTGGCTGGGATTCTCAAGCCCACTTTTTCCCGGGAACGCCCGGATTTGTGGGATCCCATCCTATCGGAGACGGGCTACAGCTTTCCCAGTGGGCAGGTGATTGGGGCAACAGTCATCTATGGTCTACTGGGCTATTTTTCGGCAAAGTATTGGCCTGAACACCGGCTATCGATCCGCTGGGGAGTGTTGGGGATCCTGCTGTTCATCGGCTTGAGCCGCGCCTACTTGGGATTGAACTGGCCCAGCGATTTGCTGGCGGGGTACAGCCTTGGATCCCTGTGGTTGATTACCTGTATCACCATGTGGCGGATTCAAGACTTAAGACAGTCTGCAAAGGCGGGTGAAGATTAA
- a CDS encoding peptide chain release factor 3: MKELDLAKAVEQRRTFAIISHPDAGKTTLTEKLLLYGGAIQEAGAVKAHRAQKRVTSDWMELEKQRGISITSTVLQFDYRNIRLNLLDTPGHQDFSEDTYRTLAAADNAVMLEDASKGLETQTRKLFEVCQMRSLPIFTFINKMDRPTRDPLELMDEIETELGLKPYPVNWPIGSGDRFTGVFDRRTQEFHFFERVSKGRMRVKDTIIKLGDPQIEELIDKDLYYQFKEELELLDGLMPSLDLKQVHSGQQTPVFFGSAMTNFGVELFLNSFLEYALPPMAHESTLGLIPPEHPEFTGFVFKLQANMDPRHRDRIAFVRICSGKFEKDMVVYHARLNRSVRLSYPQKLFAQDRISIDEAYPGDVIGLNNPGIFTIGDTIYTGSKLRYAGIPSFSPELFAYLKNPNPSKFKQFQKGVSELREEGAVQIMYSVDDSKRDPIVAAVGQLQFEVVQYRLEHEYNVETRLEMLPYTLARWVENGWEVLENIPSLFNTILVKDVQERPVLLFKNEWTLQQFVGSNPKIKLSKIAPVLELGPESNHVQISSQISSR; encoded by the coding sequence ATGAAAGAACTCGACTTGGCTAAAGCAGTAGAACAACGACGCACTTTCGCCATCATTTCCCACCCCGATGCCGGGAAGACCACCCTCACTGAAAAACTCTTGCTCTACGGGGGTGCGATTCAGGAAGCCGGGGCGGTAAAAGCCCATCGGGCCCAAAAGCGGGTCACATCCGACTGGATGGAGCTGGAGAAGCAGCGGGGCATTTCCATTACCTCAACAGTGCTGCAATTTGACTACCGCAACATCCGCCTCAACCTGCTGGATACCCCCGGCCACCAAGACTTTAGCGAAGATACCTACCGAACCCTGGCGGCGGCTGACAATGCGGTGATGTTGGAGGATGCCAGTAAGGGATTAGAAACCCAGACCCGTAAGCTGTTTGAAGTTTGCCAGATGCGGTCGTTGCCCATTTTCACCTTCATCAATAAGATGGATCGCCCCACCCGGGATCCCTTGGAGCTGATGGATGAAATTGAGACAGAACTGGGCCTCAAACCCTATCCGGTTAACTGGCCGATTGGCTCCGGGGATCGCTTTACGGGCGTGTTTGATCGTCGCACACAGGAGTTTCACTTTTTTGAGCGGGTATCCAAGGGGCGGATGCGGGTAAAAGATACAATCATTAAACTCGGGGATCCGCAGATTGAGGAGTTAATTGACAAAGATCTGTACTACCAATTTAAGGAAGAACTGGAACTGTTGGATGGCTTAATGCCCAGTTTGGATCTGAAACAGGTGCATTCTGGTCAACAAACTCCGGTCTTTTTTGGGAGTGCCATGACCAACTTTGGGGTGGAGCTATTTCTCAATTCATTTTTAGAGTATGCCCTGCCTCCAATGGCTCACGAGAGCACCTTGGGGCTGATCCCTCCCGAACATCCTGAGTTCACCGGCTTTGTTTTTAAGTTGCAAGCAAATATGGATCCCCGCCATCGGGATCGCATTGCTTTTGTGCGGATTTGCTCCGGGAAGTTTGAGAAAGATATGGTCGTCTATCATGCCCGTTTGAATCGCAGCGTGCGTCTGTCCTATCCGCAAAAGCTATTTGCTCAGGATCGGATCTCCATTGATGAAGCCTATCCTGGGGATGTGATTGGTCTGAACAACCCTGGCATTTTTACCATCGGTGATACCATCTACACGGGTTCTAAACTGCGATACGCAGGGATCCCGAGCTTTTCGCCCGAACTCTTTGCTTACTTAAAGAATCCTAATCCCTCCAAATTTAAGCAGTTCCAAAAAGGGGTGAGCGAGTTACGGGAAGAGGGAGCAGTACAAATCATGTATTCAGTTGATGATTCGAAACGGGATCCAATCGTAGCGGCGGTGGGTCAGTTGCAGTTTGAGGTGGTGCAGTATCGCCTTGAACATGAATACAATGTCGAGACCCGCCTAGAGATGTTGCCCTATACCTTGGCACGCTGGGTGGAGAATGGTTGGGAGGTGCTGGAAAATATCCCCAGTTTGTTTAATACAATCCTTGTCAAGGATGTTCAGGAGCGGCCCGTTCTCTTGTTTAAGAATGAATGGACTTTACAACAGTTTGTTGGCAGCAACCCGAAAATTAAGCTCAGCAAAATTGCCCCTGTTTTGGAACTTGGCCCGGAATCCAACCATGTCCAAATATCCAGCCAAATATCCAGTAGATGA